The proteins below come from a single Desulfitobacterium metallireducens DSM 15288 genomic window:
- a CDS encoding DEAD/DEAH box helicase, producing MLRLEMTDRQMRNLASYPMAYQLGVAYYQAGKVGPLEYNPAERKVKAFVAGTSRYLIQLQLTPEGGLGSYQCSCPAYSNHSGACKHIIAVLKSTQTNLPLIFQKKANSSSTQEFLTFFENHTQDPFKEELNLEVELDLFVVPRHRVAADFSLKVGLERLYVVKDVGMFLNSLYKGKTLEFGKQFTLEPHRQTFKEQDRPIINFLLDMYEQNLAWSDMLNTYAGSAFNSKKLVSLKGVYFKKFLDALGDKPFNLYQESAPISETQIFRQALPLELSLNSEAENLALTFEADELPIQLLPDASYFLYEQKIYQVSPAQQEILPSVLKALHKEYSSTLILPSNSKEFFISEALPSLEKMGKVSIAPRLAEKFRREDLVTQIYFERGNNDGIAARVEFHYGKNSINPFAPVGGSHTLKDSQEVILIRAVEEERKVLNLFELAEFSVNQGKIHLENEQKIFEFVTEYLPQLQNIAEVYYAEDFKMSIHSSVSLSGGVRLDEKMDLLEISFHYSNIDEAELADIFQAINVKRKYYRLKDGSFLNLHQPELETVARLVDYLDLTAEDLEQNVLQLPKYRALYIDNYLRQANLPGIQRNKAFKQLVQSILEPHDGEFEIPSSLEGVLRDYQKTGFQWLKTLAFYSLGGILADDMGLGKTLQVLAFILSEKTTATHPALVVAPTSLIYNWQEEALKFAPELNVLVIDGPPQVRQSLLTDLKCWDLVVTSYPLLRRDTEIYSHLEFSYCFLDEAQHIKNPQTINAKSVQQLQAKGYFALTGTPIENSLSELWSIFQFIMPGYLLSQPDFRKKYEIPIVKGDDSEPLIELSRHVTPFILRRLKKDVLLELPEKIETRMSAQMTEEQTKIYLAFLQDAKKNIAQEIATVGFERSHIKILAALTRLRQICCHPAMFVEDYTGGSGKMQLFEEVIANALDSGHRILVFSQFTTMLDIIQKHLTHEKIEYFYLSGSTKASDRMRMVQLFNNGVGQIFLISLKAGGTGLNLTGADMVIHFDPWWNPAVEDQATDRAHRIGQKNAVQVIKLVTQGTIEEKVLALQEKKKELIQAVIQPGETLLSKFTEKELVELFDLNDI from the coding sequence ATGTTACGTCTCGAAATGACAGATCGACAAATGCGGAACCTAGCGAGCTACCCAATGGCTTATCAACTCGGGGTTGCATATTATCAAGCCGGGAAAGTAGGTCCACTAGAATATAATCCAGCGGAACGAAAAGTTAAGGCCTTCGTTGCTGGAACTTCTCGATATCTCATTCAGCTTCAGCTCACACCTGAGGGCGGACTGGGCAGTTATCAGTGCAGTTGTCCTGCCTATAGTAATCATTCGGGTGCCTGTAAGCATATTATTGCTGTCCTGAAAAGCACTCAGACTAACTTACCCTTGATATTCCAGAAAAAGGCGAACAGTAGTTCAACTCAGGAGTTTTTAACGTTTTTTGAAAATCATACTCAGGACCCCTTTAAGGAAGAACTCAACCTCGAGGTTGAACTTGACCTTTTTGTTGTTCCGAGACATCGGGTCGCAGCAGACTTTTCCTTAAAAGTAGGCTTGGAACGACTGTATGTGGTTAAAGATGTCGGAATGTTTTTGAACTCTCTTTATAAAGGGAAAACGTTGGAATTCGGAAAACAGTTTACCCTTGAACCCCATCGCCAAACCTTTAAAGAGCAAGACCGTCCAATAATTAACTTTTTACTCGATATGTATGAACAGAATCTGGCCTGGTCAGATATGTTAAATACCTACGCTGGATCGGCCTTTAATAGCAAAAAGTTAGTTTCTTTAAAAGGAGTCTATTTTAAGAAGTTTCTAGACGCTTTAGGGGATAAACCCTTTAATCTATATCAAGAATCTGCACCTATCTCAGAAACTCAAATTTTTCGTCAAGCGCTTCCTTTAGAATTGTCTCTAAATTCCGAAGCCGAAAATCTTGCTTTGACGTTCGAAGCTGACGAACTTCCTATTCAATTACTTCCCGATGCAAGTTATTTCCTATACGAACAGAAGATTTACCAAGTGTCACCTGCTCAACAGGAAATTCTTCCGTCTGTGCTCAAGGCACTACACAAAGAATACTCTTCAACTTTGATCCTACCTTCTAATAGCAAAGAATTTTTTATCTCAGAAGCATTACCTTCGCTTGAAAAAATGGGTAAAGTTTCAATTGCACCTAGACTGGCTGAAAAGTTCAGGCGTGAGGACCTTGTGACCCAGATTTATTTTGAACGGGGAAACAATGATGGAATAGCGGCTCGCGTCGAGTTCCATTATGGGAAAAACTCCATCAATCCCTTTGCACCGGTAGGAGGAAGCCATACCCTTAAGGATTCCCAAGAGGTGATTTTAATCCGTGCTGTTGAAGAGGAGCGCAAAGTTTTAAACTTGTTCGAACTTGCAGAATTCAGTGTTAATCAAGGAAAAATTCATCTTGAGAATGAGCAAAAGATCTTCGAATTTGTCACAGAATACCTTCCTCAACTCCAAAACATTGCTGAAGTCTATTACGCCGAGGATTTTAAAATGAGTATTCATAGTTCTGTTTCGCTTTCAGGCGGTGTTCGTTTGGATGAAAAAATGGATCTTCTCGAAATATCTTTCCATTATAGTAATATCGATGAAGCTGAATTAGCGGATATCTTTCAGGCAATAAATGTTAAGAGAAAGTACTACCGTCTTAAAGATGGATCCTTTCTCAATTTGCACCAGCCTGAATTAGAGACAGTGGCTCGCCTTGTCGATTATTTGGATCTCACAGCAGAAGATCTAGAACAGAACGTACTTCAGCTTCCGAAATATCGGGCTCTCTATATCGACAATTATCTGCGTCAGGCCAATTTACCAGGTATTCAACGTAACAAGGCGTTTAAGCAACTGGTCCAAAGTATCCTTGAACCTCATGATGGGGAGTTCGAAATTCCATCTTCTCTAGAAGGTGTGCTCAGGGACTATCAGAAAACAGGATTTCAGTGGTTAAAAACCCTAGCTTTCTATAGCCTAGGTGGAATTCTAGCGGATGATATGGGGCTTGGAAAGACCTTACAAGTTTTGGCCTTCATTCTCTCTGAAAAGACAACGGCTACACACCCTGCGCTTGTAGTTGCTCCAACCTCATTGATCTATAATTGGCAGGAAGAAGCTCTTAAATTTGCGCCAGAATTGAATGTTCTTGTTATTGATGGCCCGCCCCAGGTAAGACAATCTTTATTAACAGACCTCAAGTGTTGGGACCTTGTGGTAACCTCTTATCCGCTCCTGCGACGTGATACAGAGATCTATAGCCATCTTGAATTTTCTTATTGTTTTCTGGATGAAGCACAACATATTAAAAATCCGCAAACGATCAATGCAAAATCAGTTCAACAGCTCCAGGCCAAAGGGTATTTTGCTTTAACCGGGACTCCAATCGAAAATTCGCTTTCGGAACTTTGGTCTATTTTTCAATTCATTATGCCAGGGTATCTTTTGTCTCAGCCTGATTTTCGAAAGAAATATGAAATTCCCATCGTCAAAGGAGACGATTCTGAACCTTTAATAGAGCTCAGCCGGCACGTCACTCCTTTTATCCTGCGCAGATTGAAAAAGGACGTTCTCTTAGAGCTTCCTGAAAAGATTGAAACCCGGATGAGCGCTCAGATGACTGAAGAACAAACAAAAATTTATCTTGCCTTTCTTCAGGACGCTAAAAAGAATATCGCTCAAGAAATCGCCACTGTCGGCTTCGAAAGAAGTCACATTAAGATTCTCGCCGCGCTGACCCGACTTCGTCAGATCTGTTGCCATCCTGCGATGTTCGTCGAGGATTACACAGGGGGTAGCGGTAAGATGCAACTGTTTGAGGAAGTCATTGCCAATGCCCTTGACAGTGGACATCGCATTTTAGTCTTTTCCCAATTTACGACCATGCTCGATATCATTCAAAAACATCTGACCCATGAGAAGATCGAATATTTTTATTTGAGTGGTTCAACCAAAGCCTCAGATCGGATGCGAATGGTTCAGTTATTCAATAATGGTGTAGGTCAGATTTTTCTTATTTCACTTAAGGCGGGTGGAACAGGGCTTAACTTGACAGGCGCAGATATGGTCATCCATTTTGATCCCTGGTGGAACCCTGCGGTTGAAGATCAGGCTACTGACCGAGCTCACCGGATCGGTCAAAAAAATGCAGTGCAGGTTATTAAACTTGTTACCCAAGGAACGATTGAAGAGAAAGTTTTGGCTTTGCAGGAGAAGAAGAAGGAACTCATTCAAGCGGTTATACAGCCGGGTGAAACGCTGCTTTCCAAGTTTACCGAGAAAGAGCTTGTTGAACTGTTTGATCTGAATGATATTTAG
- a CDS encoding MFS transporter, whose protein sequence is MRKRDFILFLLASALLGISQSIDNSFINNFFNDTFHLSVTQRTMLEIPREFPGFAVVFVSTILFFLGDVRLAALANVLAAFGMFGLGYFSSGMGLMVAWLLLYSLGQHLFIPLSNSIAMSLADEGNMGKRLGQINAANTLAFLLANLSFALIFKVVAVNYRVVFLVGALAFFAASLLILKMTPHSPQNVHKGFKILIRKEYRLFYGLNVLFGARKQIFITFAPWVLIQVFNQGVSTFALLGFIIAGISIFFKPFVGYLIDKYGERFVLAGEAFCLIFVCLGYAFSQRFFIGIGHGEFTIYLISACFVFDQMIMAAGMARATYLKKIALNSEDVSPTLSMGTTVDHVLSMIVPWIGGFIWTRFGYEYVFLGGAIIACFNLLATSRIQIPKHDSVSRSLAQ, encoded by the coding sequence ATGCGAAAAAGAGATTTTATTCTATTTCTATTGGCCAGTGCACTTTTGGGTATAAGCCAAAGTATAGATAATTCTTTTATTAATAATTTTTTTAACGATACTTTTCATTTATCTGTTACCCAACGGACGATGCTTGAAATTCCTCGCGAGTTTCCAGGGTTCGCTGTGGTTTTTGTCTCGACAATTCTGTTCTTTTTAGGAGATGTCCGATTGGCAGCACTGGCAAACGTTTTAGCCGCCTTCGGTATGTTCGGATTAGGTTATTTTTCTTCAGGCATGGGCTTGATGGTTGCATGGCTTCTTCTCTACAGCCTTGGACAACATCTTTTCATTCCATTGTCGAATAGTATTGCGATGAGCCTTGCGGACGAAGGGAATATGGGGAAAAGGCTCGGCCAAATAAATGCTGCAAATACATTGGCATTTCTGCTTGCCAATCTCAGCTTTGCTTTAATTTTCAAAGTAGTCGCAGTCAATTACCGCGTTGTCTTTTTAGTGGGTGCACTTGCATTTTTTGCCGCGTCGTTGCTGATCCTTAAGATGACTCCGCATTCTCCTCAAAATGTGCACAAGGGCTTCAAAATCCTTATTCGGAAAGAATATAGGCTTTTTTATGGGCTCAATGTGTTATTTGGCGCACGCAAGCAGATCTTTATCACCTTTGCTCCCTGGGTACTTATACAAGTCTTTAATCAAGGAGTAAGCACGTTTGCGTTGCTAGGTTTTATCATCGCGGGTATAAGTATCTTCTTTAAACCTTTTGTTGGCTATCTTATTGATAAATATGGGGAACGGTTTGTCCTTGCAGGCGAGGCATTCTGCCTTATTTTCGTTTGCCTGGGATATGCTTTTTCCCAGCGCTTTTTTATTGGAATTGGGCATGGTGAATTTACGATTTACTTGATTAGTGCCTGTTTTGTTTTTGATCAAATGATTATGGCTGCCGGCATGGCACGAGCAACTTATTTGAAAAAAATTGCGTTAAATTCTGAAGATGTTTCGCCAACCCTGTCCATGGGAACGACGGTTGACCATGTGCTTTCTATGATTGTTCCGTGGATTGGTGGGTTTATCTGGACACGTTTTGGTTATGAATATGTATTTCTCGGGGGAGCCATTATCGCTTGCTTTAATTTACTGGCTACAAGCAGAATACAAATTCCTAAGCACGACAGCGTATCCAGATCTTTAGCGCAGTAA
- the recQ gene encoding DNA helicase RecQ encodes MIEKALKTLEHYFGYSQFRTGQKEVITSLLSGKDTVAIMPTGAGKSLAYQIPALLFDGVTLVISPLISLMKDQVDALQEYGVPATYINSSLSMRETISHIEQTKRGEFKLLYIAPERLETESFLTLLETLEISFIAIDEAHCVSQWGHDFRPSYIRIGQFLHHLQVRPLVGAFTATATEEVKEDIINQLKLQNPQVFVTGFDRPNLTFSTLQGENRKTYLLDYVRAHADESGIIYASTRKKVDAIQTFLSGKGFPVGKYHAGMSDKDRQKSQEDFLYDKTPIIVATNAFGMGIDKSNVRYVIHYNMPKNMEAYYQEAGRAGRDGEPAECILLFSPQDVVLQRHMIEQTTFQPERRENEHKKLQDMVDYCHTTRCLRKTILEYFGETNVPEECGRCGNCLDDRETVDITVEAQKIFSCIVRMRERFGMNLIAEVLKGSRNKKVLELQFDRLSTYGIMSDKSLQEIKDRINYLMTENYLRLSTGEYPIVKLEPKSIPVLKGEVKVSQKLSRRVEKASTDLQSLFERLRLLRHNLASRENLPPYMVFSDSTLREMAENLPIDLAGFIRIGGVGEKKLEKYGAEFIEEISAYLLEKQAMAGDQVQELHDVVQQTNSNQERISHNLEPVTHPSVKIPSYIQTLELLQQGKTLEEIAVLRKLTISTVQDHLIRCHEEGHTIPWEVLIPPDQEELILEAINQVGRDKLRPIKDTLPKEVDWLAIKAVLAKHKA; translated from the coding sequence ATGATAGAAAAAGCCTTAAAAACTTTAGAACATTATTTTGGATATTCCCAATTTCGAACAGGGCAAAAAGAAGTCATTACGAGTTTGCTTTCAGGAAAAGATACTGTAGCAATTATGCCAACTGGAGCAGGGAAGTCACTAGCCTATCAGATCCCTGCGCTTTTATTTGACGGGGTAACCCTTGTCATTTCACCCCTCATATCTTTGATGAAAGATCAGGTTGATGCACTCCAGGAATATGGCGTCCCAGCCACTTATATTAATAGCTCACTTTCTATGCGAGAAACTATATCTCATATTGAACAAACAAAACGCGGAGAATTTAAATTGCTGTATATTGCTCCCGAACGTTTGGAAACGGAAAGTTTTCTCACTTTGCTTGAAACCTTAGAGATTTCGTTTATTGCGATTGATGAGGCGCATTGTGTTTCCCAATGGGGTCATGATTTCCGCCCTAGCTATATTCGCATTGGACAATTTCTACATCATCTTCAGGTTCGTCCGTTGGTGGGTGCTTTTACTGCTACTGCAACCGAAGAAGTCAAGGAAGATATTATAAATCAATTAAAACTTCAAAACCCACAAGTTTTTGTAACGGGTTTTGACCGCCCCAACCTTACCTTTTCAACTCTCCAAGGGGAAAATCGCAAAACTTACCTCTTAGATTATGTTAGAGCTCATGCTGATGAGTCCGGAATTATCTACGCTTCCACACGTAAAAAAGTCGATGCAATACAAACTTTTTTGAGCGGAAAGGGGTTCCCTGTCGGAAAATATCATGCAGGAATGAGTGATAAAGATCGCCAAAAGAGTCAGGAAGATTTTCTCTATGATAAAACACCTATTATCGTAGCAACTAATGCTTTTGGAATGGGCATTGATAAATCAAATGTACGTTATGTTATTCATTACAATATGCCTAAGAATATGGAAGCGTATTATCAGGAAGCGGGCAGGGCTGGGCGTGATGGCGAACCGGCCGAATGTATTCTCCTTTTTTCTCCGCAGGATGTGGTACTTCAAAGGCATATGATTGAGCAAACAACGTTTCAACCTGAACGAAGGGAAAATGAACATAAGAAGCTTCAGGATATGGTCGATTACTGTCATACGACACGATGTTTACGTAAGACGATTCTGGAATATTTTGGAGAAACAAATGTTCCTGAAGAATGTGGTAGATGTGGTAATTGCTTGGATGATCGTGAAACGGTGGATATTACTGTTGAAGCGCAAAAGATTTTTTCGTGTATTGTCCGGATGCGCGAACGTTTTGGCATGAACCTCATTGCCGAAGTTCTTAAAGGTTCGCGGAATAAAAAGGTCCTTGAACTCCAATTTGATCGACTCTCAACATACGGAATTATGAGTGACAAATCACTTCAAGAAATCAAAGATCGCATTAATTATTTGATGACCGAAAACTATTTGCGCTTATCGACTGGAGAGTATCCAATCGTGAAACTTGAACCCAAAAGTATACCCGTTCTCAAAGGGGAAGTGAAGGTTTCTCAAAAGTTATCACGCAGGGTTGAAAAAGCCAGCACTGATCTGCAAAGTTTGTTTGAACGGCTTCGCTTACTTCGTCATAACCTAGCATCGAGAGAAAACCTGCCTCCCTATATGGTCTTCTCTGATAGCACACTTCGTGAAATGGCTGAGAATCTTCCAATCGATCTTGCCGGTTTTATCCGAATTGGTGGAGTAGGGGAAAAGAAGCTTGAAAAATATGGAGCAGAATTTATCGAAGAGATAAGTGCTTATCTTTTAGAGAAACAGGCAATGGCTGGGGACCAAGTGCAGGAATTACATGATGTTGTTCAACAGACAAATTCAAATCAAGAGCGGATATCTCATAATTTAGAACCCGTTACTCATCCTTCTGTGAAAATCCCCAGCTATATCCAAACTCTTGAGCTCCTTCAACAGGGAAAAACACTGGAGGAAATCGCTGTCTTAAGAAAATTAACGATATCAACTGTTCAGGATCATCTTATTCGTTGCCATGAGGAAGGCCATACTATTCCTTGGGAAGTACTTATCCCTCCCGATCAGGAAGAGCTTATCCTCGAAGCAATAAACCAAGTAGGTAGGGACAAGTTACGTCCTATCAAAGACACCTTACCTAAAGAAGTCGATTGGTTAGCGATTAAGGCCGTACTAGCCAAGCACAAAGCATAA
- a CDS encoding ectonucleotide pyrophosphatase/phosphodiesterase: protein MRRMTRYLLVISFDGLSSLDFDYLITLPNFKEFLEKASYARKVYSVYPSLTYPAHATIVTGRYPKNHGIINNTLFQPQREFPDWYWQRKYLKGETLYDEALKKGMKVAGLLWPVTGKSSITYNMPEVLANRSWQNQILVSLLNGSPLYQWTLNQKFGHLRNGVKQPDLDHFTHQSLIYTLREKKPELTLVHYTDLDSMRHYHGFNSTEAQEALKRHDQRLGDILLTLREMQIEKESTIAVLGDHSSLDEDQVIKLNVLLKENGYLEFDAKGRLNNYRAIVKSCDGSAYVYFNPKYPKNPREVKKLLRLLEGFKQETGAIEGIYSSADAIHWGADPQCAFLLEASLGYYFIDQLNGPVLEKIKPEDVGGLHHRTKAAHGYSPFKEGYTTVFIARGQGIREGVVLPEMSLIDEGPTLARLLGFILPKADGRVLDEILEL from the coding sequence ATGAGAAGAATGACACGCTATCTCTTGGTAATTTCCTTTGATGGACTATCGAGTCTTGACTTTGATTACCTGATAACTCTTCCCAATTTTAAAGAGTTTCTTGAGAAAGCCTCTTACGCTCGAAAAGTATATAGTGTTTATCCCAGCTTAACTTATCCTGCGCATGCAACAATCGTTACAGGAAGATATCCGAAGAATCATGGAATCATCAATAACACTCTTTTTCAGCCTCAACGGGAATTTCCCGATTGGTATTGGCAACGGAAATATCTTAAGGGTGAAACTCTTTATGACGAAGCACTTAAAAAGGGAATGAAAGTCGCGGGCCTTCTTTGGCCAGTTACTGGAAAATCAAGCATTACCTATAATATGCCGGAGGTGCTTGCGAATCGTTCTTGGCAAAATCAGATTCTCGTTTCTTTGCTTAATGGAAGCCCTCTTTATCAATGGACACTTAATCAGAAATTTGGTCACTTAAGAAATGGGGTCAAGCAACCTGATCTTGATCACTTTACCCATCAATCCTTAATTTATACCCTCCGAGAAAAGAAACCAGAGCTTACCTTAGTCCACTATACTGACTTGGATTCGATGCGGCATTATCATGGGTTCAACTCTACAGAAGCACAGGAAGCCTTAAAGAGGCATGACCAAAGATTAGGAGATATTCTTCTAACTTTACGAGAGATGCAGATTGAAAAAGAAAGTACGATTGCCGTTCTCGGAGATCATAGCAGTCTTGATGAAGATCAGGTGATTAAACTCAATGTTCTTCTTAAGGAGAACGGATACCTAGAGTTTGATGCGAAAGGAAGACTTAATAACTACCGAGCGATTGTTAAAAGTTGCGATGGGTCGGCTTATGTATACTTCAATCCCAAATATCCAAAGAACCCGAGGGAAGTGAAGAAGCTTCTCCGTCTTCTCGAAGGATTTAAACAAGAAACGGGAGCTATAGAGGGAATTTACTCGAGCGCAGATGCGATTCACTGGGGTGCTGATCCCCAATGTGCATTTCTTTTAGAAGCGAGCTTGGGGTATTATTTTATCGATCAGCTTAATGGACCTGTCCTTGAAAAGATTAAGCCAGAAGATGTTGGTGGACTGCATCATCGAACCAAAGCCGCACACGGGTACTCCCCTTTCAAAGAGGGTTATACCACAGTTTTTATAGCTCGAGGGCAAGGAATTAGAGAAGGGGTAGTACTTCCGGAGATGAGTTTAATTGATGAAGGCCCTACTCTTGCTCGACTTCTTGGCTTTATTCTTCCTAAAGCAGATGGGCGTGTTCTTGATGAAATACTTGAACTTTGA
- a CDS encoding DUF3793 family protein → MKTILLESLIPENDNRVQKIINQSDIIAILEFVSQNRFNELTLGENLRYILECLAPMLLSQKPAELLNIELHKVSWGEFRMRLTQIPDIEVFEVRKIKQYQQILFYNKKVLARRLINPISQEFLQQINYPPSSSLEDYLEQLIEKIRFRNFPHEVGLFLGYPLKDVLGFMGLAPLPFVKTQGWRVYGDERLSDEWFEKYQLARRLMNKAIFERWLSI, encoded by the coding sequence TTGAAAACAATCTTATTAGAAAGCCTAATTCCAGAGAATGATAACCGAGTTCAAAAAATAATAAACCAAAGTGATATTATTGCTATTTTAGAGTTTGTTAGTCAAAATCGCTTTAATGAATTGACGCTGGGCGAGAACCTACGCTATATTCTTGAATGCTTAGCTCCCATGCTCCTCTCCCAGAAGCCTGCAGAACTCTTGAATATCGAACTTCACAAAGTTTCCTGGGGGGAGTTTCGAATGAGGCTGACCCAAATCCCAGATATAGAGGTTTTCGAAGTACGTAAAATAAAACAATACCAACAAATCCTTTTTTATAACAAGAAAGTTTTAGCTCGAAGGCTAATCAATCCGATCAGTCAAGAATTTTTACAACAAATAAACTATCCCCCATCCTCTTCGCTAGAGGACTATCTTGAACAGCTTATTGAAAAAATACGGTTTCGGAATTTCCCACACGAAGTTGGCCTTTTTCTTGGATATCCCTTAAAAGATGTTTTAGGCTTCATGGGGCTCGCTCCTCTTCCGTTTGTAAAAACCCAAGGCTGGAGAGTCTATGGTGATGAAAGATTATCGGATGAATGGTTTGAGAAGTATCAGCTAGCACGTCGGCTCATGAACAAGGCTATCTTTGAAAGGTGGCTTAGCATATAA
- a CDS encoding aminopeptidase, protein MDLSTLEKYARLILQVGLNLRKDQTLFINSPIECAPITREIAEAAYREGARDVIINWKDELFSKIRYIYAPEEVFDEFPDWQKDMYMGYLQQGAAFLSISANDPELMKDVDPARLMKAQKTGSNALKEYREHLMSNKNVWCVISVPTASWAKKVFPQYDEAKGIEKLWDAILKTVRVDQSDPLKAWENHKNNLKNRMNYLNAQDIKSLHYQNSLGTNLTIELPEGHLWLGGSEFTPDGVEFVANMPTEEVFTLPKKTGVNGKVFSSMPLNYNGTLIDDFSFTFKEGRIVDFSAEKGYEALKNLIETDEGSHYLGEVALVPYDSPISNSKILFYNTLFDENASCHLAIGKAYPICLEGAATLNAKELEKAGVNDSLLHEDFMIGTADLEITGVTETGQQIPIFRNGNFAFE, encoded by the coding sequence ATGGATCTAAGCACTCTAGAGAAATATGCCCGTTTAATTCTTCAGGTTGGACTTAATCTCAGAAAGGATCAAACCTTATTCATTAACTCTCCGATCGAATGTGCACCGATTACTCGGGAAATCGCTGAGGCAGCTTATCGTGAAGGGGCAAGAGATGTCATCATTAACTGGAAAGATGAGCTCTTCTCCAAAATCCGTTACATTTATGCTCCCGAAGAAGTGTTCGACGAATTTCCAGACTGGCAGAAAGATATGTATATGGGTTATCTTCAGCAGGGCGCTGCATTCTTGAGTATCTCTGCTAATGATCCGGAACTGATGAAAGATGTCGACCCAGCACGTCTGATGAAAGCCCAAAAGACCGGAAGTAACGCATTAAAGGAATATCGCGAACATTTAATGAGCAATAAAAATGTCTGGTGCGTAATTTCGGTTCCAACGGCTTCATGGGCCAAAAAGGTTTTTCCACAGTATGACGAGGCTAAGGGAATTGAAAAGTTATGGGATGCAATTTTAAAAACCGTACGTGTCGATCAATCAGACCCACTCAAAGCTTGGGAAAACCACAAAAATAACTTAAAAAACCGAATGAATTATTTAAATGCTCAAGACATAAAATCTCTGCATTACCAAAATTCCTTGGGAACTAATTTAACTATAGAACTACCCGAAGGACATCTTTGGCTTGGAGGGTCAGAATTCACGCCCGACGGTGTAGAATTCGTTGCCAACATGCCCACCGAAGAAGTTTTTACACTTCCGAAGAAAACAGGCGTTAATGGCAAAGTCTTCAGCTCCATGCCCTTAAATTATAATGGAACCCTCATTGATGATTTTTCTTTTACCTTTAAAGAGGGTCGTATCGTGGATTTTAGCGCAGAAAAAGGATATGAGGCCTTAAAAAATCTAATTGAAACCGATGAAGGCTCTCACTATTTAGGTGAAGTCGCACTTGTTCCTTACGACTCCCCGATCTCTAACTCAAAAATTTTATTTTATAATACCCTTTTCGATGAAAATGCGTCTTGTCATTTAGCCATTGGAAAAGCATACCCCATTTGCCTTGAAGGAGCAGCTACCCTAAACGCCAAAGAACTTGAAAAGGCTGGAGTCAATGATTCCTTGCTCCACGAAGATTTTATGATTGGAACCGCTGATTTAGAGATTACAGGTGTGACGGAAACCGGACAACAGATTCCGATCTTCAGAAATGGCAATTTTGCCTTTGAATAA